A section of the Paracoccaceae bacterium genome encodes:
- a CDS encoding molybdopterin molybdenumtransferase MoeA, with product MSRFDTIVVVDWSGGNDTGPRARKDAIWAAVVRDVAAESPVYLRNRVLAEAWLAELFEGELRAGRRVMAGFDFPFGYPAGFARALTGQTDPLALWAWFAAHLEDTPKANNRFELAGQINACFPGVGPFWFNGTGTDIPDLPRKGTARGDHGLPERRRVETRAKGSFACWQMGGSGAVGGQVMTGISTLYRLKSRFSDALTVWPFEPLAKPIALVEVWPSLLADQVRDEASDSEVRDATQVRVLARALWQMQINDTLDAALDAGTGGAEEGWILGVGAEAALIEAAESPALRNDCFALPPGMNWTPVDTALAHLRDRLHPVTQSQVIAISDACGRVLAADQIARRSNPPAANSAVDGYGFAHDSLPPSATKVPLHPGRAAAGAAFGGVLPAGKALRILTGAILPDGVDTVVLEEDVRLENQTLFLPGTIKPGANTRRAGEDVTAGGVALRAGHRLTPADLALLSAVGIAEVPVRTCLRVGVLSIGDELARPGETTDTARTFDANRPMLLSLLGRLGHAPVDLGHVGDDRAALRQHLDDATSQVDAILTSGGASAGDEDHVSALLEETGTLNLWRIAVKPGRPLALGQWQGKPIFGLPGNPVAALICALIFARPALERLAGGDWADPQGFIVPAAFEKRKKPGRREYLRARMTADGRAEVFPSEGSGRISGLSWADGLVELEDGARHVRPGDPVRYVPFASFGL from the coding sequence ATGAGCCGCTTTGACACCATCGTCGTTGTCGATTGGTCGGGCGGCAATGACACCGGACCACGCGCGCGCAAGGATGCGATCTGGGCCGCAGTGGTGCGCGATGTCGCGGCCGAGTCGCCGGTGTATCTGCGCAACCGGGTTCTGGCCGAGGCGTGGCTGGCCGAGTTGTTTGAAGGCGAACTCCGCGCCGGGCGGCGCGTCATGGCCGGGTTCGATTTTCCCTTTGGCTATCCGGCCGGGTTTGCTCGCGCCCTGACCGGCCAGACCGATCCGCTGGCACTTTGGGCATGGTTTGCCGCCCATCTAGAAGATACGCCGAAAGCGAACAACCGTTTCGAGCTGGCCGGGCAGATCAACGCATGTTTCCCCGGCGTGGGGCCGTTCTGGTTTAACGGAACCGGCACCGATATCCCCGACCTGCCGCGCAAGGGCACCGCGCGTGGCGACCATGGGTTGCCGGAACGGCGTCGCGTCGAAACCCGCGCAAAGGGAAGCTTTGCCTGCTGGCAAATGGGCGGCAGCGGGGCCGTGGGTGGGCAGGTGATGACCGGCATTTCGACCCTATATCGCCTGAAATCGCGGTTTTCTGATGCCTTGACGGTCTGGCCATTCGAACCGCTGGCAAAGCCCATCGCCCTTGTTGAGGTCTGGCCATCGCTATTGGCTGATCAGGTGCGCGATGAAGCCTCTGACAGCGAGGTGCGCGACGCGACACAGGTGCGCGTTCTGGCACGCGCTTTGTGGCAGATGCAGATCAACGACACATTGGATGCCGCACTTGATGCTGGAACCGGAGGGGCGGAAGAAGGCTGGATTCTTGGCGTTGGCGCCGAGGCGGCATTGATCGAAGCCGCCGAATCCCCGGCGCTGCGCAATGATTGTTTCGCCCTGCCGCCGGGCATGAACTGGACCCCGGTTGACACCGCGCTGGCGCATCTGCGTGACAGGCTGCACCCGGTCACGCAATCCCAGGTGATTGCGATTTCCGATGCCTGCGGGCGTGTTCTGGCGGCGGATCAGATCGCGCGGCGCAGCAATCCCCCGGCAGCGAATTCAGCGGTGGACGGCTATGGGTTCGCCCATGACAGCCTGCCGCCCAGCGCCACCAAAGTGCCGCTGCATCCAGGGCGCGCAGCCGCCGGGGCGGCATTTGGCGGCGTGCTTCCCGCGGGCAAGGCACTGCGCATCCTGACCGGCGCGATCCTTCCAGATGGCGTCGATACTGTTGTGCTGGAAGAAGATGTTCGGCTTGAAAACCAGACCCTGTTCCTGCCCGGAACCATCAAACCCGGCGCAAACACCCGGCGCGCGGGCGAGGATGTAACCGCAGGCGGTGTCGCCTTGCGCGCTGGTCACCGCCTGACCCCGGCTGACCTGGCCCTGCTGTCCGCCGTCGGAATTGCCGAGGTTCCGGTGCGCACGTGTTTGCGGGTTGGGGTTTTGTCGATCGGCGATGAACTCGCCCGCCCCGGTGAAACAACGGACACTGCGCGCACATTTGATGCCAACCGCCCGATGCTGCTTTCATTGCTGGGGCGACTGGGCCATGCCCCGGTTGATCTGGGCCATGTCGGGGATGATCGGGCGGCCTTGCGCCAGCATCTTGACGACGCCACGTCGCAAGTAGACGCCATTTTGACATCAGGCGGCGCGTCGGCGGGGGATGAAGACCATGTCTCGGCCCTGTTGGAAGAAACCGGCACGCTGAACCTTTGGCGGATCGCGGTGAAACCGGGGCGACCGCTGGCGCTGGGCCAATGGCAGGGCAAACCGATCTTCGGGCTGCCCGGCAATCCGGTGGCGGCACTGATCTGCGCGCTGATCTTCGCGCGCCCGGCGCTGGAACGGCTGGCCGGGGGGGACTGGGCTGACCCCCAGGGGTTTATCGTTCCGGCGGCATTTGAAAAGCGCAAGAAACCGGGCCGGCGCGAATATCTGCGCGCCCGGATGACAGCTGACGGACGGGCAGAGGTCTTCCCCTCGGAAGGGTCCGGGCGGATCAGCGGCCTCAGCTGGGCAGATGGATTGGTTGAGTTGGAGGATGGCGCGCGCCATGTGCGCCCGGGCGATCCGGTGCGTTATGTTCCCTTCGCCAGCTTTGGGCTGTGA
- the greA gene encoding transcription elongation factor GreA yields the protein MDKIPLTHAGHTALNAELKQLKSVERPAVIRAIAEAREHGDLSENAEYHAAREKQSFIEGRVKELESILSLADVIDTSKLSGTVKFGAHVKLVDEDTEEEKSYQIVGEPEADIERGLLNIKSPLARALIGKDEGDSVEVRTPGGDRAYEILSVSYR from the coding sequence ATGGATAAGATACCGCTGACCCACGCGGGGCATACCGCTTTGAATGCCGAGCTGAAACAATTGAAGTCCGTAGAACGCCCGGCCGTGATCCGCGCGATTGCCGAAGCGCGCGAGCATGGCGACCTGTCCGAGAATGCCGAATACCATGCCGCCCGCGAAAAGCAGAGCTTCATCGAAGGCCGCGTGAAAGAGCTTGAGAGCATCCTGTCGCTTGCCGATGTGATCGACACCTCTAAGCTGAGCGGGACCGTGAAGTTCGGCGCACATGTGAAGCTGGTCGACGAAGATACCGAAGAAGAAAAAAGCTATCAGATCGTGGGTGAGCCCGAGGCCGACATCGAACGCGGCCTGCTGAACATAAAATCCCCGCTGGCCCGCGCCCTGATCGGCAAGGACGAAGGTGACAGCGTTGAAGTGCGCACCCCCGGTGGGGATCGCGCCTATGAGATCCTCAGCGTCAGCTATCGCTGA
- a CDS encoding FAD-binding protein, with the protein MTEQQRESMDYDVVIVGAGPAGLSAAIRLKQLNAELEVVVLEKGSEVGAHILSGAVLDPSGLDALLPDWRTMGAPITVPVRKDNFYFLGPAGKARIPNWPMPPLMNNHGNFIVSMGNVCRWMAEQAEALGVEIFPGMAASEVVWGDDGRVAGVVAGEFGKNSDGTPGANYEPGMELRGKYVLLGEGARGSLSKQVIAKFGLSDGAEPQKFGLGMKEIWEVDPDKHREGTVTHTMGWPLGKNAGGGSFIYHLDNNQVYVGFVVHLNYENPHLFPYMEFQRFKHHPVVADLLEGGKRIAYGARAITEGGWQSMPKLEFPGGALLGCAAGMVNLPRIKGNHNAMLSGIAAADAAVAAIGDGRDGDLLGGYEADVRSGPIASDLKRVRNVKPLWSRYGLLASLVGGDMDMWTNSIVPGLSVFGTLKHGKTDAAATGRAADYPVIDYPKPDGTLSFDRLTNVAFSFTNHEESQPAHLKLADASIPVDQNLPTFAGPSAKYCPAGVYEFVGEGVETTFQINFQNCVHCKTCDIKDPAQNITWTVPQGGDGPNYPNM; encoded by the coding sequence ATGACTGAACAGCAGCGCGAATCCATGGACTATGACGTCGTGATCGTCGGGGCCGGTCCTGCCGGACTTTCCGCCGCAATCCGCCTGAAACAGCTGAACGCCGAACTTGAGGTTGTGGTGCTTGAGAAAGGGTCCGAGGTTGGCGCGCATATCCTGTCAGGCGCCGTGCTGGACCCATCGGGGCTGGATGCGCTGCTGCCCGATTGGCGGACCATGGGCGCGCCGATCACGGTGCCGGTGCGCAAGGACAACTTCTATTTCCTCGGGCCAGCCGGGAAGGCGCGCATCCCGAATTGGCCGATGCCGCCCCTGATGAACAACCACGGCAATTTCATCGTCTCGATGGGCAATGTCTGCCGCTGGATGGCCGAACAGGCCGAGGCGCTGGGCGTCGAAATCTTCCCCGGCATGGCGGCAAGCGAAGTTGTCTGGGGCGATGATGGCCGCGTCGCCGGGGTGGTCGCTGGTGAGTTTGGCAAGAACTCTGACGGCACACCCGGTGCAAACTATGAACCCGGGATGGAGCTGCGCGGAAAATACGTCCTGCTGGGCGAAGGCGCGCGCGGCAGCCTGTCAAAGCAGGTGATTGCGAAATTTGGACTGTCGGACGGGGCCGAGCCGCAGAAATTCGGCCTTGGCATGAAAGAGATCTGGGAGGTTGATCCCGACAAGCACCGCGAAGGCACCGTCACCCATACGATGGGCTGGCCACTGGGCAAGAACGCGGGCGGCGGATCGTTCATCTATCATCTTGACAACAATCAGGTTTACGTCGGTTTCGTGGTTCATCTGAACTATGAAAACCCGCATCTGTTCCCGTATATGGAGTTCCAGCGTTTCAAGCATCACCCGGTGGTGGCCGACCTGTTGGAGGGCGGCAAACGCATCGCTTATGGAGCGCGCGCCATCACCGAAGGCGGCTGGCAGTCGATGCCGAAACTGGAATTCCCTGGTGGCGCGCTGCTGGGCTGTGCCGCTGGCATGGTCAACCTGCCGCGCATCAAAGGCAATCACAACGCGATGTTGTCCGGTATCGCAGCGGCCGACGCGGCGGTTGCGGCCATCGGCGACGGGCGCGATGGCGATCTGCTGGGCGGGTACGAAGCGGATGTGCGCAGCGGGCCAATTGCGTCGGATCTGAAACGGGTGCGCAATGTCAAACCGCTGTGGTCACGCTATGGCTTGCTGGCTTCGCTTGTCGGCGGGGACATGGATATGTGGACCAACTCAATCGTGCCGGGGCTGTCTGTCTTTGGCACCCTGAAGCACGGCAAGACGGATGCAGCCGCCACCGGCCGCGCGGCAGATTATCCGGTAATCGACTATCCCAAACCGGACGGCACCCTGTCGTTTGACCGGCTGACCAACGTGGCGTTTTCCTTCACCAATCACGAGGAATCGCAGCCTGCACATCTGAAACTGGCGGACGCCTCGATCCCCGTGGACCAGAACCTGCCGACATTCGCAGGCCCCTCGGCAAAATATTGCCCGGCTGGGGTCTATGAATTCGTTGGCGAAGGCGTCGAGACGACGTTCCAGATCAACTTTCAGAACTGCGTTCACTGCAAGACCTGCGACATCAAGGATCCGGCGCAGAATATCACCTGGACGGTCCCTCAGGGCGGCGACGGGCCGAATTATCCCAACATGTAA
- a CDS encoding tetratricopeptide repeat protein yields MPVFPRRFASPILLSAFLLAPLVSPATAQGLAGNYLAARHATIFYDFDKLAEHAGRALALDRENPALLESTMQAYVSIGRVDRAVKLALRMQELTDAGQLSGMVIFADLAKQGDWDGIIADLDAGVTVGPLFDGLIRGWAQVGLGDLEGAQKTFETVSTETGLQAFGEYHRALAMAVTGDLAGAAAIFDGGEAGRVSLTRNGNITYFQILSQLDRQDDAVARLDEVFGPTADPALTTLRDSLLAGQKVPVATMTSVADGVAEVFFSIAGALNGEADHAYTLLYSRLASHLSPAHIEALLMSANKLEQLKQYDPATEVYRAVPRNSSVFYAAELGRAEALRLSGDPEAAVEVISALASEFPDLSLIHITLGDTLRRMGEYQRSSEAYDRAIALLGPENPNHWLVYFARGITHERTDRWVQAEDDMRRALRLSPDQPSVLNYLGYTMVERQENLDEALDMIQKAAAAEPDSGHIIDSLGWVLYRLGRYDEAVEPMERASQLMAVDPVVNDHLGDVYWAVGRKLEAEFQWKRALSFVDPEDADSEADPDRIRRKLEVGLDVVLAEEGAAPLTVADDG; encoded by the coding sequence ATGCCCGTTTTTCCGCGTCGTTTCGCTTCACCGATCTTGTTGAGCGCTTTTTTGTTGGCCCCCCTGGTCAGCCCGGCCACCGCCCAAGGACTGGCCGGAAACTATCTGGCCGCACGCCACGCGACGATCTTTTACGATTTTGACAAGCTGGCCGAACATGCCGGGCGGGCGCTGGCGCTGGACCGCGAAAATCCGGCGCTGCTGGAATCGACCATGCAGGCCTATGTCTCGATCGGGCGTGTGGACCGGGCGGTGAAACTTGCGCTGCGGATGCAGGAACTTACAGACGCCGGGCAGCTTTCGGGCATGGTGATCTTCGCCGATCTGGCCAAGCAGGGTGACTGGGACGGGATCATCGCCGATCTGGACGCCGGCGTGACCGTTGGCCCGCTGTTTGACGGGTTGATCCGCGGCTGGGCGCAGGTTGGGCTGGGCGATCTGGAGGGCGCGCAAAAGACATTTGAGACTGTGTCGACCGAAACCGGCCTGCAGGCCTTTGGCGAATACCACCGTGCGCTTGCGATGGCGGTGACTGGCGATCTTGCCGGTGCAGCCGCGATTTTCGATGGTGGTGAAGCAGGGCGCGTCAGCCTGACTCGCAATGGCAACATCACCTACTTCCAGATCCTCAGCCAGCTGGATCGCCAGGATGATGCCGTCGCCCGCCTTGACGAGGTGTTCGGACCCACCGCTGACCCGGCCCTGACGACGCTGCGAGACAGTCTGCTGGCTGGCCAGAAAGTGCCGGTCGCAACAATGACCTCGGTCGCCGATGGCGTGGCCGAGGTGTTTTTTTCTATCGCAGGCGCCCTGAACGGAGAGGCGGATCACGCCTATACGCTGCTCTATTCGCGCCTCGCCTCGCATCTCAGCCCGGCGCATATCGAAGCCCTGTTGATGAGCGCGAACAAGCTGGAACAGCTCAAACAATACGATCCCGCGACCGAGGTTTACCGCGCCGTGCCGCGCAATTCTTCGGTGTTTTATGCCGCCGAACTGGGCCGCGCCGAAGCGCTGCGCCTGTCCGGCGACCCAGAGGCAGCGGTCGAGGTGATCAGCGCGCTGGCTTCCGAATTCCCCGACCTGTCGCTGATCCACATCACGCTGGGCGACACCCTGCGCCGGATGGGCGAATACCAGCGCAGCAGCGAAGCCTATGACCGCGCCATCGCCCTGCTCGGCCCCGAAAACCCGAACCACTGGCTGGTCTATTTCGCCCGCGGCATCACGCACGAGCGCACGGATCGCTGGGTCCAGGCCGAAGACGATATGCGCCGCGCCCTGCGCCTGTCCCCGGATCAGCCCTCGGTTCTGAATTACCTCGGCTATACGATGGTCGAACGGCAGGAGAATCTCGACGAAGCGCTGGACATGATCCAGAAAGCCGCCGCGGCCGAGCCAGACTCAGGCCACATCATCGACTCGCTGGGATGGGTTCTGTACCGGTTGGGCCGCTATGATGAAGCGGTCGAACCGATGGAGCGTGCATCGCAGCTGATGGCGGTTGACCCCGTGGTCAATGACCACCTTGGCGATGTCTATTGGGCCGTGGGCCGCAAGCTGGAGGCCGAGTTTCAGTGGAAGCGCGCGCTGTCTTTCGTCGATCCGGAAGATGCGGATTCCGAGGCTGACCCAGACCGTATCCGGCGCAAACTGGAAGTGGGCCTCGACGTCGTGCTTGCCGAAGAAGGCGCCGCGCCGCTGACCGTCGCCGATGACGGCTGA
- a CDS encoding 4-(cytidine 5'-diphospho)-2-C-methyl-D-erythritol kinase codes for MTAEALAPAKINLTLHVTDRRDDGYHLLDSLVVFAGVGDRITASPADKVSLEVTGPMAAGVPTDGSNLVLRAAGLMPDCPARITLDKHLPAAAGIGGGSSDAAATIRALTHLGGTPPPDNSVLTLGADVPVCLANRPARMRGIGGDIGKVPALPPAHLVLVNPGIAVPTAQVFAALDGRSGKPMPETLPDWDDTDTLAQWLSGQRNDLETPACAIAPVINDVLTALSNQPDCLLARMSGSGATCFGLFATDTQAARAARDLGTAHPTWWVVDAPILGANHG; via the coding sequence ATGACGGCTGAGGCACTCGCGCCTGCCAAAATCAACCTGACGCTGCATGTCACGGACCGGCGGGACGATGGCTATCACCTGCTCGATTCGCTGGTGGTTTTCGCGGGCGTTGGCGACCGGATCACGGCCAGCCCGGCCGACAAGGTGTCACTTGAAGTAACGGGGCCGATGGCTGCGGGTGTTCCAACTGACGGCTCCAATCTGGTCTTGCGGGCGGCTGGCCTGATGCCGGATTGCCCGGCCCGCATCACCCTGGACAAGCACCTGCCAGCCGCCGCCGGGATTGGCGGCGGGTCCAGCGACGCCGCCGCCACAATCCGCGCTCTGACGCATCTGGGTGGTACACCACCACCGGATAATTCTGTGCTGACATTGGGGGCCGATGTGCCGGTCTGCCTTGCCAACAGGCCGGCCCGGATGCGGGGTATCGGTGGTGATATCGGGAAGGTTCCAGCCCTACCGCCTGCGCATCTTGTGCTGGTCAATCCCGGTATCGCGGTCCCAACCGCGCAAGTCTTTGCCGCATTGGATGGCAGGTCAGGCAAACCCATGCCCGAAACACTGCCCGATTGGGACGACACAGACACACTGGCGCAGTGGCTGTCCGGCCAGCGAAACGATCTGGAAACCCCGGCCTGCGCAATCGCACCCGTCATCAATGACGTGTTAACCGCGCTGTCAAACCAGCCCGATTGCCTGCTGGCGCGCATGTCCGGGTCCGGCGCGACCTGCTTTGGGCTGTTTGCCACAGACACTCAGGCCGCGCGGGCAGCCAGGGATCTCGGCACCGCCCACCCGACATGGTGGGTCGTCGACGCGCCGATCCTGGGCGCCAACCACGGCTAA
- a CDS encoding polyprenyl synthetase family protein gives MNVIDAAIAPHQRLAEALASDLSAVDAMIRERMSSENAPRIPEVTAHLVGAGGKRVRPMLVLAAANLCKYAGPYHVHLATTVEFIHTATLLHDDVVDESAERRGRPTANLLWDNSSSVLVGDYLFARAFQMMVEPGSLRVLDILSNAAATIAEGEVLQLTVAANLATDEATYLRVIRGKTAALFQAACESGAALAEAPEDQIIALRDYGDALGIAFQMVDDLLDYSGTEAMGKSLGDDFRERKMSLPVIRAVAAADADERAFWDRTIGRGKQSDGDLAEALRIMERHGVLDSTRDTALHWAGQAKAALHPLPDDPLRGMLSDLVDFVVARIS, from the coding sequence ATGAACGTGATCGACGCCGCGATTGCGCCGCATCAACGGCTGGCCGAGGCGCTGGCCAGCGATTTGAGTGCAGTTGATGCGATGATCCGGGAACGCATGTCTTCAGAGAATGCGCCGCGCATCCCCGAGGTGACGGCGCATCTGGTCGGTGCGGGCGGCAAGCGGGTGCGTCCGATGCTGGTGCTGGCGGCGGCGAACCTGTGCAAATACGCGGGCCCTTACCACGTGCATCTGGCCACCACGGTCGAGTTCATTCACACCGCCACGCTGCTGCATGATGATGTGGTTGATGAAAGTGCCGAGCGGCGCGGGCGACCCACGGCGAACCTGTTGTGGGACAATTCCAGCTCGGTCCTGGTGGGTGATTATCTGTTTGCGCGCGCTTTTCAGATGATGGTCGAACCGGGGTCGCTCAGGGTTCTGGATATTCTGTCGAATGCGGCGGCGACGATTGCCGAAGGCGAAGTGTTGCAACTGACCGTCGCCGCAAACCTGGCAACGGATGAGGCGACATATCTTCGGGTGATCCGGGGCAAGACCGCGGCGTTGTTTCAGGCGGCTTGCGAATCAGGCGCGGCATTGGCTGAAGCGCCGGAAGATCAGATTATCGCGTTGCGGGACTATGGCGATGCACTGGGGATTGCGTTTCAGATGGTCGACGACCTGCTGGATTATTCCGGGACCGAGGCGATGGGCAAGTCGCTGGGCGATGATTTTCGCGAACGCAAGATGTCGCTGCCGGTGATCCGCGCAGTCGCCGCCGCGGACGCTGATGAGCGTGCATTCTGGGATCGGACCATCGGCAGGGGTAAGCAATCCGATGGCGATCTTGCCGAAGCGCTGCGGATTATGGAGCGTCATGGCGTGCTGGACAGCACCCGCGACACCGCGCTGCACTGGGCCGGGCAGGCTAAGGCCGCGCTGCACCCGCTTCCCGATGATCCGCTGCGCGGGATGCTGAGCGATCTGGTGGACTTTGTGGTGGCGCGGATCAGCTGA
- a CDS encoding DUF2007 domain-containing protein, protein MKELLRTTDPTIVAFVTALLGGEDIDCFPMDVHMSVLEGSIGILPRRIMVRERDHFRAAAVLRDNDVPMDG, encoded by the coding sequence ATGAAAGAGCTTCTGCGCACCACCGACCCCACGATTGTCGCCTTCGTCACGGCCCTGCTGGGCGGCGAGGATATAGACTGCTTTCCCATGGACGTCCACATGAGCGTTCTGGAAGGCTCGATCGGCATTCTGCCCCGCCGCATCATGGTGCGAGAGCGTGATCACTTCCGCGCCGCCGCTGTGCTGCGCGACAATGACGTCCCCATGGACGGATGA